The following proteins come from a genomic window of Trifolium pratense cultivar HEN17-A07 linkage group LG4, ARS_RC_1.1, whole genome shotgun sequence:
- the LOC123920665 gene encoding uncharacterized protein LOC123920665, with translation MKSFSKNKFFHCFRPIVDIDAMLESKVAAQCSESWFMQHPKKRTVSKLIKAVILETILNKRARHQNRYSLDCFGGSKKNCSTHKKESKASQSSLSTLSTQSSSFSSPKVSQLKNMSTKGKQEKESSSGRTLLLEKQKKFEFYATCLVLISLVFTVFWGKIFGIILTSMCLYFFSLCWNSNYSCQKKLLNCPRYSKGSLWNVCSLRQGFIRHRWQ, from the exons ATGAAGAGCTTTTCAAAGAACAAATTCTTTCATTGCTTTCGACCGATTGTTGATATAGATGCCATGCTTGAATCCAAAGTTGCTGCTCAATGCTCAGAGAGCTGGTTCATGCAGCACCCTAAGAAACGAACCGTTTCAAAGTTGATCAAAGCTGTGATATTAGAAACCATATTG AATAAAAGAGCTCGACATCAAAATCGTTACAGCCTTGATTGTTTCGGTGgatcaaagaaaaattgttcCACACATAAAAAAGAATCTAAAGCCTCTCAATCATCTTTGTCAACATTATCAACACAAAGTTCCTCGTTTTCAAGCCCAAAAGTATCACAATTGAAGAACATGTCAACCAAAGGAAAACAGGAGAAAGAAAGCAGCAGTGGAAGAACACTACTACTAGAGAAGCAAAAGAAGTTTGAATTCTATGCAACATGTTTGGTTCTAATAAGTTTAGTATTTACTGTGTTTTGGGGGAAAATATTTGGAATAATTTTGACATCAATGTGCCTCtactttttttctctttgttggAACTCAAACTATAGCTGCCAGAAGAAGCTGCTAAATTGTCCAAGATACAGTAAAGGGTCATTATGGAATGTGTGCTCCCTGAGACAAGGCTTTATTAGGCACAGATGGCAGTGA
- the LOC123920666 gene encoding G-type lectin S-receptor-like serine/threonine-protein kinase At2g19130, translated as MKKKPLFSLSLIIIFLSFHTYPSLSALTIISSNQSLSGDQTLVSKDEKFELGFFNKGNSSKFYIGMWYKKISIKTYVWVANRDHPVSDKNSSKLTISNGNLVLLDQSQNLVWSTNLSSSSSSRTSSVVAVLLDSGNLILSNTPNASVSEALWQSFDFPTNTWLPGGKIKLDKITKKPQYLTAWKNSDDPATGLFSLELDPNGTNSYLILWNKTKQYWTSGPWNGQIFSLVPEMRSNYIYNFNYVSNTTESYFTYSVYDSSLISRFVMDVSGQIKQFTWLESTQQWNLFWSQPRGQCQVYAFCGAFGSCNENSKPSCNCLNGYVPKSQSDWDLGDYSHGCVKRNKFQCEVTSNPSNGAKDRFSPKSNVALPEDAKQVVEAGSVDECDSTCLSNCSCNAYAYNSSGCFVWRGELFNLQQLSQDDTNGQTLFLKLAASEFSDSKSNKGTTIGIVAGAVGGIAVVLVLVLIVVIRRRKRLAGARTTVEGSLIAFAYRDLQTATKNFSDKLGGGGFGSVFKGTLPDSSVIAVKKLESISQGEKQFRTEVSTIGTVQHVNLVRLRGFCSEGDKRLLVYDYMPNGSLDSSLFQENVLDWKVRYQIALGIARGLTYLHEKCRDCIIHCDVKPENILIDSDFCPKVADFGLAKLVGRDFSRVLTTMRGTRGYLAPEWISGVAITAKADVYSYGMMLFELVSGRRNSDPSENGQVKFFPTLAANVVHQGGNAISLLDSRLDGDADAEEIARVIKIASWCVQDDEAHRPSMGQVVQILEGVLDVTLPPIPRSLQAFIDDHEDIVFFTDSSSTHNSQVKSNASTASSQAKSNISSAST; from the coding sequence ATGAAGAAAAAACCACTCTTCTCACTTTCTCTCATCATCATCTTTTTATCTTTTCACACATACCCTTCACTTTCTGCTCTAACCATCATTTCATCAAATCAATCTCTTTCTGGTGATCAAACACTTGTCTCCAAAGATGAAAAATTTGAATTGGGTTTCTTCAATAAAGGTAATTCTTCTAAATTTTACATTGGCATGTGGTACAAAAAGATATCTATAAAGACATATGTTTGGGTAGCAAATAGAGATCATCCAGTTTCTGATAAAAATTCTTCTAAGTTAACTATATCTAATGGTAATTTAGTTCTCTTAGATCAGTCTCAAAATCTTGTTTGGTCAACAAATTTGAGTTCTAGTTCTAGTTCTAGAACAAGTTCTGTTGTTGCTGTTCTTTTAGATTCTGGTAATCTTATATTAAGTAATACGCCTAATGCGTCGGTATCAGAAGCTCTTTGGCAGAGTTTTGATTTTCCGACGAATACATGGCTTCCTGGTGGTAAAATAAAGCTTGATAAAATAACAAAGAAGCCTCAATATCTTACTGCATGGAAAAACAGCGATGATCCGGCAACAGGTTTATTTTCGCTTGAATTAGACCCTAATGGAACCAATTCGTATTTGATTCTTTGGAATAAAACCAAACAGTATTGGACAAGTGGTCCTTGGAATGGACAAATATTTAGTTTAGTTCCTGAAATGAGGTCAAATTATATCTACAATTTTAACTATGTGTCGAACACGACTGAGAGTTACTTCACGTATTCTGTTTACGACAGTTCTTTGATATCTCGTTTCGTGATGGATGTCTCGGGGCAAATCAAGCAATTTACTTGGCTTGAAAGTACTCAGCAATGGAATTTGTTTTGGTCACAGCCAAGAGGACAGTGTCAGGTTTATGCTTTCTGTGGTGCATTTGGTAGCTGTAATGAGAATTCAAAACCATCTTGCAATTGTTTGAATGGTTATGTACCGAAGTCGCAATCTGATTGGGATCTTGGTGATTACTCACATGGTTGTgtgaaaagaaacaaatttcAATGTGAGGTAACTTCCAATCCTTCTAATGGTGCTAAGGATAGGTTCTCACCCAAATCCAATGTGGCTTTGCCTGAAGATGCAAAACAAGTTGTGGAAGCTGGTTCAGTTGATGAATGTGATTCAACTTGTTTGAGTAACTGTTCTTGCAATGCATATGCTTATAACAGTAGCGGATGTTTCGTTTGGCGAGGAGAACTCTTCAATCTGCAACAGCTTTCTCAAGATGATACTAATGGACAGACTTTGTTTCTAAAACTTGCAGCATCCGAGTTTTCTGATTCGAAAAGCAATAAAGGGACAACTATTGGTATTGTTGCTGGTGCTGTTGGTGGTATAGCagttgttcttgttcttgtccTAATCGTCGTGATTAGGCGAAGAAAAAGACTTGCTGGAGCAAGAACTACTGTGGAAGGTTCATTGATAGCATTTGCATACAGAGATTTACAAACTGCTACGAAGAATTTCTCGGACAAACTTGGAGGAGGTGGTTTTGGTTCTGTCTTCAAAGGAACATTACCTGATTCAAGTGTCATAGCAGTGAAGAAACTCGAAAGCATTAGCCAAGGCGAGAAGCAGTTTCGAACAGAAGTGAGTACTATTGGAACTGTCCAACATGTCAACCTTGTTAGGCTTCGTGGTTTCTGTTCCGAAGGCGACAAAAGGCTTCTGGTTTATGATTACATGCCAAATGGGTCTTTGGATTCAAGTCTGTTTCAAGAAAATGTGTTGGACTGGAAAGTAAGATACCAAATTGCTCTCGGAATAGCTAGAGGATTGACTTATCTTCATGAAAAGTGTAGAGACTGTATCATTCACTGTGACGTGAAGCCGGAAAACATTCTCATAGATTCTGATTTTTGTCCAAAGGTAGCAGACTTCGGGCTTGCAAAGCTTGTCGGAAGGGACTTCAGCAGAGTCCTCACTACAATGAGAGGAACAAGAGGTTATCTAGCTCCAGAATGGATTTCAGGAGTGGCTATCACTGCTAAAGCCGATGTATACAGCTACGGAATGATGCTTTTTGAGCTCGTTTCAGGTAGACGGAACTCTGATCCTTCTGAAAATGGTCAAGTTAAATTCTTTCCTACATTGGCTGCAAACGTAGTACACCAAGGAGGGAATGCGATTAGCCTATTGGACTCGAGATTGGATGGAGATGCCGATGCTGAAGAGATCGCTAGAGTCATAAAAATAGCTTCATGGTGTGTTCAAGATGATGAAGCTCATAGGCCATCCATGGGTCAAGTAGTTCAAATACTTGAAGGTGTTTTGGATGTGACTTTGCCTCCAATTCCTAGATCACTTCAAGCTTTTATTGATGACCATGAGGACATTGTTTTCTTCACTGATTCGAGCTCAACTCATAACTCACAGGTAAAGAGCAATGCTTCAACAGCCTCATCTCAAGCCAAAAGCAACATCTCATCTGCTAGCACATAG